Below is a genomic region from Leucobacter exalbidus.
CCCGTGTACCGCGCGGGGCCAGCGGGGGCTGCAGGGCCTGCGGCCGCGGCTGACTCAGCCTTCTTCTTGGCTTCGGCCTCGGCTTTCGCCTTCGCTTCAGCTTCGAGCCGCAGTCGCTCCTCTTCAGGATCGGGCAGCTCAATCACCGGCACATCGGTGTAGATGAGGTCTTGTTCAGCATTCTCGGTCGGAATGAACTGCTGATGAATGCGCGCTTGAAAAGCCAATTCATCGGCCGAGGCGCTGGTGCTCGCCATCGTCAGGGGGGCCACCACAGCGGCGCCCAGAAGCACCGCAACCGCTGTCGCGGCCACGGGGGCGCGCAACCGCGACCAACGGGATACAGGTTTCACAAAAGGCACAATATAACGATTCTATCTCAGCAGCGAGCCGCGATCAACTATCGATCACTCAGCGTCTGGATTAACGCGTGGCAAGCATCAGGTCGACAACAGCGTCGAGCAGTGCATCCACCTGGTCTTCGTCGTACCCGCGACGCTCGGGGTGAAACACCACATCGCGTACGTCTGCGGGCTTCATATCAAATTCGCGGCGCTCGAACATGTCGCCCACACGGGCCAAGAATGCATCGACCTGAGACCTGCGGTAGCCGGTCGCGAGCACGCTGCGGCGTGTGAACTTCCGGCCGCGAGGGCGTTCGATCCGGCCCCGAACTTCAGACAGCAGCGCGCGAGTGTCGTCCCACCAAGCATCCTCGCCGCCGCTGCGCACCGCAGCACGCCGCTCGCGTTCGAAGAACACTTCTTCTAGCCGGTCGAGCGCCGCATCCACGTAGCGTGCCGCGTAACCGCCCTTTTTGACAGGGAAAGACATGCCGCGCACATCACGCGAGGTCAGCGTCGTCGCGTGATCTGGGGCGCCCTCGTAGGCACTGCGTGCCCGCGCTAAAAAGTCGTCGACCTGATCGGGGTTGTACCCGGGTTCAGATCCGGTCGCGAGCGGGAATGACGTGTGCATACTCACATTCTCCCCTGCCCCATTTGCCGCTCCCTGAGAACGCCGCATTACAGGGCTCCCAGCGCGAGGGCGATACCGAAGACGCCAACGGCCGACGGCAGCAGTGAGTCGAGGCGATCGAGGAAGCCACCGTGGCCTGGAATCCAGGTGCTCATATCTTTCACTCCCAGGTTGCGCTTAATGAGCGACTCAGTGAGGTCGCCGCCGGTGGCGGTGAACAGCACCACGATGCCGAGCAGCACACCGACCCACCACGGCTGGTTCAGCGCCGTGATCGACACGATCACGCCGGCGGTCATCGCCGCTACAGCCGCGCCGGCAAAACCCTCCCAGGTTTTGTTGGGGCTGATGCGGGGCGTCATCTTGTGCTTGCCGAGCGTCACACCCGCGACGTAGGCACCCACATCAACCGAGACCACGATCAGCACGAGGGCGAATACCCACCACTGACCGCCCTCTGGAGCCACCATCAGAATGGTGAATGACGCGAGAAAAGCCACGTATACGAGCGTGAACAGCCCTGAGAACACGTCGCGCACCAGCGTGCGCGGCGCAGTCTCGTAGCGCGGCATCAATCCTTCGATGAGCCGCCACACGGTGAGCAGCGCTGATCCGGCAAACAGCCCGAACAGCATGCCAGCCGAGCCCCAGAAATAGGCGCCCGCCACGATGGTCAGGCCACCGAGTACGACGCCCACGCGGGGCACGCGGCGGCCGGCCACCCGAAACGCGCTCGCAAGTTCTACGAGCGCCACCGAGACGAGCGCGGCCACCAGCACCACAAACAGTTCCTTGATGAGCAGCAAGCACACCAAGAACACCGCACCAAACACGAGCCCCGATCCGATCGCAAAGAAGAGGTTGCGACCCGCGCGGGCCTCAATCTTTGCGGTCGTCGCTTCAAACTGCGCACGTCTCATCTCGAGATGCGTGCGCGTATCGTCGCGCTTATCGGGGTGTGCCATGTGGGTTAGACCTCCAGCAGCTCTGCTTCTTTGCGCTTGAACGCATCATCGATCTGCTCGATGAACTGCTTGGTGATTACTTCGAGCTCTTTTTCAGCGCGCGCGACATCGTCTTCGCCGATCTCGCTCTTCAGGCTGTCAAGATCATCCATGCCAGCGCGGCGCACGTTACGCACGACAACGCGAGCGTCTTCTGCGCGGCTCTTCACAATCTTGACGAACTCGCGGCGGCGCTCCTCGGTGAGGTCAGGCAGCGTCACGCGAATGACCGTGCCATCGTTCGAGGGGTTCGCGCCCAGGTTGGGCATGTCGCGAATGGCCGTCTCGATGTCCTTCATCGCACCCTTGTCGTAGGGGGTGATGAGCAGGCTGCGGGCATCCTGGTTCTGCACCGAGGCAAGCTGAGACAGCGGCGTGGGGGTGCCGTAGTAATCAACCTGAACGTTCTGCAGCAGTGACGGTGAGGCGCGGCCGGTGCGAACGGTCGCAAAGCTCTCCTTTGCTGCCTCAATCGCGCGGGTCATGCGCTCTTTAACATCGACGAAGACCTCTTCGATCACGGTGTTCTCCTTCTGGCGGGTACGAATAGATCCA
It encodes:
- a CDS encoding transglycosylase SLT domain-containing protein, producing MKPVSRWSRLRAPVAATAVAVLLGAAVVAPLTMASTSASADELAFQARIHQQFIPTENAEQDLIYTDVPVIELPDPEEERLRLEAEAKAKAEAEAKKKAESAAAAGPAAPAGPARYTGGGAPAEWMAAAGIPESDWGFVDYIANKESTWNPNATNASSGACGLIQAYPCSKVPGNGYDPVDNLRWASGYAADRYGGWAGAYDFWIANNWW
- a CDS encoding DivIVA domain-containing protein, which codes for MHTSFPLATGSEPGYNPDQVDDFLARARSAYEGAPDHATTLTSRDVRGMSFPVKKGGYAARYVDAALDRLEEVFFERERRAAVRSGGEDAWWDDTRALLSEVRGRIERPRGRKFTRRSVLATGYRRSQVDAFLARVGDMFERREFDMKPADVRDVVFHPERRGYDEDQVDALLDAVVDLMLATR
- a CDS encoding phosphatidate cytidylyltransferase, producing the protein MAHPDKRDDTRTHLEMRRAQFEATTAKIEARAGRNLFFAIGSGLVFGAVFLVCLLLIKELFVVLVAALVSVALVELASAFRVAGRRVPRVGVVLGGLTIVAGAYFWGSAGMLFGLFAGSALLTVWRLIEGLMPRYETAPRTLVRDVFSGLFTLVYVAFLASFTILMVAPEGGQWWVFALVLIVVSVDVGAYVAGVTLGKHKMTPRISPNKTWEGFAGAAVAAMTAGVIVSITALNQPWWVGVLLGIVVLFTATGGDLTESLIKRNLGVKDMSTWIPGHGGFLDRLDSLLPSAVGVFGIALALGAL
- the frr gene encoding ribosome recycling factor, producing MIEEVFVDVKERMTRAIEAAKESFATVRTGRASPSLLQNVQVDYYGTPTPLSQLASVQNQDARSLLITPYDKGAMKDIETAIRDMPNLGANPSNDGTVIRVTLPDLTEERRREFVKIVKSRAEDARVVVRNVRRAGMDDLDSLKSEIGEDDVARAEKELEVITKQFIEQIDDAFKRKEAELLEV